Genomic window (Ictalurus punctatus breed USDA103 chromosome 16, Coco_2.0, whole genome shotgun sequence):
GCTTTACACACCGGACAGCTAATGTTGCGCCAGCTAAAGTGAACTTTAAATCGATCCAGTGTTTTCACAGTCATTATATCAGCCATGTCCACATCATCATGAAGAGGATAAGACGAGCTGAGGGAAGCCAAGAACAAAActgtgatcacacacacactgttcatcaTCCTGAACGCCGAAACGGTGCAGCAGTGATGGGGTGAAATCTCAGTGATCTTCTCATTAAACAGCCAAACTGTCGTCCAAAGTTATTTAATCCAACAGTGAAGCCTTCACTGGCTCCTGAAGGGCGTTTATGAGTAAAAGTTTCTCATTTTCGGTACGTGTGACTGACTGACTTGCGATTTCAGACAGGAAGTCTAATAACCACCAGAtcgcacttcttttttttttctctcaaaagCTTCACGCTGCAGAACAGTTACACAAACTGCGAATGATCGCTGATGTAGAACAAAACACTCACAAAGTCTCCCTATTCCGACCCTCCTGTCAACGTCCCACAATATTGTGCTCCAAGGCTTTAACAACCAGTGGGTCAGCTGACTGATCACGTGATCTGCTTGACGCCGGCAGTTTGAAATTAACCATTTAAAGACCAAAACGCCTTGCTCTGGTTTTATAGGTGTGACAAAATGTTAATTTCTcttaatttttacttttttttctttgacacacacacacacacacacacacacacacacacacacacacacacacacacatatatatatatatatatatatatatatatatatatatatatatatatatatatatatatatatatgtataaagatTTTAATCTTAAAATGGTAATTACCATGAATCATATCTCGTTCAACCTTCAAAATATGTTGTTCTCCTAGACAGTATTTGGTGCTAGTCTACTCAGAGCCAGTCCTCCctcacattttctgtcttttactGCCCTTAGGTGTGCTGCAAATATACTACTTTCATAAACCCATCCTCAGCACTTAATACTAATCAGAAGACAAGTGTATATCAAGCTTTATAAAATGTCGGCTTCTAAGCCATTTGTGTAACTGTGAAAGAACAGGAACTTGACATAGATGCAAACCGAGATGCTTCATCAAACTTACATATCTGGCACAAGTAATGATGAAACACTGTTTATTAGAACAAGTCAAGGCTGAATTGCGCAAACCTCAAGGTTGTTGATCTTGAGGTTTACAGGCTACTATGGCTTGTCATTGTTtggagaacacaaacacactatatatatatatatatatatatatatatatatatatatatatatatatatatatatatatatatatatatatatatatatatatatatatccatccatcttctataccgcttaatccttttcagggtcatgggaatACCTGGAGGTTTCTAGGTTGGACACAAGGAGGTTccattgggcacaaggtggggtacaccctggacagggtgccaatccatcacagggcacaatcactcatacattcacacaccctttcatacactatggacactttggactcaccaaatcagcctaccatgcatgtctttggactgggggaggaaacacccgcaacacagagagaacatgcaaactccgcacacacagggccacggtgggaatcgaacccccaaccctggaggcgaatgtgctaaccactaagccaccgtgcgcccacactatatatattttttatatatgcgTCTAATTTACTACAATGGAAGATAAAGTAGCTCAACAAGTATTAGTACTGAATATGTGGCAGTGTGGAACACATAATTTGTGCCTTAACCAAATGTGCATAGCAAAGACTGACCTACAGTTAGGAACTTTAGGTTTATCTATTGcataataaactggcaactgAGTGTCTATGTTACTATCATGCAGAACAAATACAGAAAAGTCAAAACTGGTATAAATTGTGGTTGTATTTCATAACCCCTTAAATAACAAATGgtatttttaatcaaattaatcATATGAAATCTCAAGTTGTTGAACAGTACCATTGAACAATAATATCTGAAAATACAACCAACTTTTCAATAGTCTTTTTTCAacttttcacaattttttttttttttttaaccacaaaaacacataggcacataaatacacaaaaagcaAACACAGCAGTAGCATAAGCAATGGGTCattttgtaattttaaaaaaatatataattaattgtGTAAATGTACACATATATTAACATCTGCTAATTCCTgaggcaagaaaaaaaatcagcaagaTGATATTCATCCAGtttatcaccacacacacagctgactTTCCACCAGCAAAATTACTTCATTATAAACATATCTAACACTTCATTGGccttcattattattttcagataatacaacaactgaataaaatacCACAATAACAATGTAATAATCAAGAATACTGCGTAACCTTTTTCTTGTCATTTCAGTTATGTGGATGTACACAACAATTCATTGAAAGGCCTAAGATAAGATGGCTTTATAGGATGTATGAGATAAGGATAATGTGCCTCTCTGATGATAAGCATGTTTTAAAGATACACAGGAAAACCTTAAGATATTAGAACAAGAGATaggcagaataaaataaaaataaaaatagtcgAATGTATTATTGGAGAATTTtgcagacaggtgacaaattaaatgaaaacacaatCTCTGTTATGGTGTACGAAGCATTTTGCTGGCTTGGTTTGAGCCCTCttgaagaatggtgttcatccctcAAGTACAGTTCCAAAGACTTCTGGCAGCTTGTGGCGACCCATCATCTTACTGAGACACACTATCACACTACGTTGTTttctcttttaattttttttcacccaTTTGTAAATTGAGACATCAATATAATGCAGTTGGATAGCTAAAAGTAAGATAAATGCCTTTTTGAAAGAATTTGCATAAAAGGTTGTATGTGCAACACTGTTTGGACTTTTTATTGCATCGCAAAGCAGAAGCTGTTTCATCATTGTGACGCTAGGGGGCGCCTCCCTTCTGCAACTCTTCTATAAACGCTGTAGGTAAAAGAGGCAATAGACAAAGCAAGCTTTCAGTATTCAGAGAAGTCAAAGcaagttaaaataaatgtatgtatatgccACATTTTACTTAACATAAACGTCTAAAGATTTATGAGATCTTAAAAGCCAATAATTAAGATAAAGCcatatattttacaaaagaaaTTCTTAGTTAAAGTTAAAGAACAGACCTCCAATAATTTCATCCTTAACTTTCTGCAGTTCCTTGCGCACCTCCTCCAGGATTTCCTGTAACAACACAAAACCAGTTTCGGCACATAGATAATAAGTTATCAGTCCTCAGCTGTAATTAATCCAAACATTAGCAATGGTATATTATCTGACCTGTTTGAATTTCTCCATATCAAAGCTCTCTCTGGCAGCCGTGTCACTCACGTTACTGCCTGGCCTTTGCCTGGTGAAAGAAGTAAAAGGGTGCAAGATGAATCAGTCAGTTCAGATACTATGTGGAATTTACTGTATTTCACAGCCATAGCAAAAGGTGACTCTTAATAATCAGTACAGAATCTGTGGTAGCGCCAAAGGTATATCTATAAGTTTTTGTTTTCAACCTACCACAGTTCTAGCATACAAAGAATAAGTCTGACACATTCCCCTGTGCTGAGAAAAGAGTAAAAAGCTGTTTACGTCCCCAGATTAAACTTTTCTTATGAGTTTAGCATATATAGGTTTCCATTCTTTTCTCAATACAAATGTAGGATAGAGTGAATGTCCAGTTGGCCATACTCTATAGATGTGGTTGATAAATTGAACTGAGTTGCATTATTCCTTTAACGTACACTGCCTGAATGATTTGCCTGCAGAGACTAAACAAAAGTCTaaagattgcctttgtttttgtgCAAAGTAATTAATATATGAGATTCTAGACATGACCAAGGTGTGCACAGACAATAACATAAAACAGTGAGCGGCTTGAAAGACTCATTTGCTTTGTCTACTGGCCATTAGATTGAACTTTGCTATCAATCACGACCAGAATTCAAAACAGAAACACAttgtgttgaatgtttttaagaTAGAGACAGAACCGGTCCGTACGGAAGctcagaaatgaaatgaaacgatAGTGATTATTTAGCTTGATGAAGCAAAAGCAAAACTATTTTTACACACCCGTACGCACCCATatgcttgcacacacacacacacacacacacacacacacacacacatacacccacacagagggagagagagcgagagagaacgcgagactgagtgagagagagatagagagtgtgacagagagagagagagagagagagagagagagagagagagagagagagcaaatacAGGAGTACAGTACCTGTTTATTGGAGCTGATGCTGGAGCAGGGCTCTTATCAAGACCCTTGGGGCCAGAATTAGagctaaatgaaataaacagcactatttaattaaatttacatgtaaaatttcATTTTAACTGTAACGATCTGTGTTCTTTGTGTTCCTACATTCTCTGCTCTTGTATCTACATTCTCTTAATGtaagtatttttgtttttttttactcagtaCCCTGCCCTAAGTTGAGAAACAGGGTGAAAAAGGTGTATATGCAAACTTTACCGTGGGAGGGTACCAGACTTCTCCCAAGGCTTGCAAACTGGGGGGAAAATTAGAGATTTCAAACATTATTGTAAAGGCATAATGTCTGGTAGAAGAAGGATTTTAAGTCTGCTTACTACTCTGACCTTCTGTCTTGTTCTCAGAGGGGGATGAATTGTCCTGTAAgcaagagcaaaaaaaaaaaagttgatttcCCTAcagcactgtatacagtattaCTGAAATGATCTATATTCACATGGACTCTATACCGAAACCATTCTGGGttatttatacaaaaaatattcaaattacaTTGTTATCTTCTTTTTTCGCCACTGGGGTATCTGTTACCTTGCGCCTGTAAAGGAAGGATAAAAAAAGAACTCAGCATGAGACAAACTTTTTTTCATATTACAAAAGatatagcacttttttcttAGGTAGGCACAACTGTAGTTTGCTTTTATAATGCCAATGTCTTGCTGATTTGAGACGTACGGCAGTTTTGTCCGGTTCGCATCCAACTGCTATTTATGGTgatgagaaatgaaaaaagatGCACTGATGTGGGGGTGTGACATTTGCTTTTTCATTACAAAATTCAATGCAATATACACCCAATTTGATGCCATCATAGAGAAAAGAGATTCGCTgatataaacatgaataaacaccCATTAAAAAGTACACAAGAAGAGACAAAACATCTTGGTTGCATCTTATCAGAGAGGCAGTTATTTTTACCTTGTGGCCACCCGACTTTCCACCATATGCTGCATGTCCTGTGGTGATAATGTCATTGTCTCATTCGTATATGTGCCTCGTTAATACCTTTGAATCTCTGTATAACATGGCTTGTGCATCTTTGATCCCTATaatcagttattttttttactcttgtGGATTTTGTACCAGGctttttaacataaaaacactTGCATGTGTATTCCAGGCTCTGTGTTTGTGAGACTCCCAATAACATATAGATGTAAAGTCTAAAACTTACAGACAAGTCAGAAAACAAATCTGATATAACCAGTGTCATCCAGCTGGTTATTAATACCACTAAAATACTTACTGGCATCTATAAGTGAAATCtaattgtatataatatatttttttaaaatcactctGCTGAGAGTCAAATGAGAATCTAATGAGAGGACCTGATCTGACTGTGTATTGATTTTGTATCACAGTAACATGCACAAGCATACCTCTTGATGATCTTCCTAGCCAACCCGTTGTTTTAGGATTATGCTTGCAAGATTGTCTTGAAAATAGAGGCTTTTATCTTCTAAATATGGAAATATTATTAATGAGTTTGCAATATACTAACCTTCTTGCGAGAAGTGCACTCATCTCGCCCATCAACCCTCCGCCaccccctcctccacctcccccaCCGCcgccgcctcctcctcctcctccagagCTCTGGCTGCTCTCTTTTGGTGCTGGAGCACCAGATCCACTCTCATCCTACATGCCCAGGGAAGAGCCGTCCATTAGCTCCATTTACAACATATTGAAATCCATCACTCATGCGTTAACATATTTTTACTCCTCTCCATACCATTATTACTACACATTCGTCTCACATATATTAGCCGCGTTGCAACAAGCTAAATAAGCTATGATATTCTTTAGCCCTGGTCCTCCTTCTCAGCTCAGTACACAGTATATACAATGCCCTCTACTagtattggcactcttggtaaatatgagcaaagaaagctgtgaattctttttttttactttttaaccttttgatattttatcccccccaaaaaaatcactaaaatactctgctctcatggatatcgaacaattgcaaacaaaacaaaggcttatcccaaaaatatatctttgttaaatatatgtgtgccgtaattattggcaccccgaTGAATTCATATgcgaaaaatatatttgaagtatattcccattgatatttaaaaattttttagtacacctgggtgactaggaacaggaaattgttcaaccatgacttcctgtttcacatggctataaatatgaagtaatacataggccaaattctcttagtcattcataacaatgggtaagaccaaggaatgtagctgtgatgtgtagcaaaaggttgttgagtttcacaaaatggctaaaatataaaaatatagcaaaagcatagaaaatgcccatttccaccatcagtggagggcactgtatgctTAACGGACACTTGAATAGAAACACCTGAATCACCTTATTTCAGAAAACACTAGATTGTACACATaatggtgtggaaaaacaaggggaaaaaaatcaaatgccTTGTCGATAAGAGAGGTCAAAGGATATCTATATATTTACCTTGGACACTTTGCGGAGTTTGGCCCCAGCAAGAGCTGATGCTAGTCCTCCGGCTCCACCAaaacctccacctcctcctcctccacctgaaggtggtggtgggggggcaGGTGGCGCCCCATCAGCGGGTGGTGGAGGGGGAGCCGGTGGAGGCCCGGGAGGTGGTGGAGGACCAGGTGGAGGTGGAACTCCAGCGGGAGGAGCAGCTGCAGCTGGAGCTGGTGGAGGAGCGGGAGGTGCAGCGGGAGGTGCAGCTGGTGGAGCGGCTGCCTGCCTCTGCCTCTCTAGCCGCTCCtgttcctgtctctctctctcctgtctttctctctcctgctgCTCCTGTCTGTTAAGAAAATGGAAAGGCTGCATTGAGGCATGACTTAGCAAGaactattcaaatgttcataATACTTATGTATTTGAAAGCAAAAGATCCCATGTTCCACTTTTAGTCAAATAACCTAATAAATCTATCAAAACATGCATTCCCTAAATTACGTCTAGATTACCCTTATGCATGTTATTTgtggaatgttttatttttcagattgtAATACTTTTTGTaattaattgtaaaaaaaaaaaaaaaaaaaaaaaagtttcctaaAACTGATATTCTTTATTAGTAGTTACTAACAATTTTTAGGGTACATACACATTTTTAGCAATAAATTTCCATGACTTTTCCATGACTTTTGAGGCAAATTTTCATGACCATACATTCCCTGAAATGTCTATGTATAccagataaaataataataatccatgtTAAAATTTACCACAGTGTATTTTAACAACaattaaaacataaacaaaataacTACAGTAAGGTCCTTGTATATTGAAAAGTGTCTACACCGCTATCCTATAAAAGCAGTCCATATGATACAAAGCTCTAGTATGGCCACTTGGAGTACAGTTTTTATAGTGCATAGTTAAAGCTCATGATCACTATCTTCTGCCATTTTATGGAATAGAGATGTAATAGAGTGGAAAAGAATGGAAAAATATCTTCTTTTATGTTATGAAAAGTAACAGTATTTGGGTTTGGAATTAAATAAAGGTAAGTAAATGataacagaattttcatttttaagtga
Coding sequences:
- the vaspa gene encoding vasodilator stimulated phosphoprotein a; this translates as MSEVSLCQARATVMLYDDAGKRWVPAGTGGQAVSRVHIYQNPSSNTFRVVGRKLQADQQVVINCPLMRGIKYNQATPNFHQWRDVRQVWGLNFGSKDEAMQFANTMLHALDLVNGATPSRPPPNGPSVEEQQRQEQQERERQERERQEQERLERQRQAAAPPAAPPAAPPAPPPAPAAAAPPAGVPPPPGPPPPPGPPPAPPPPPADGAPPAPPPPPSGGGGGGGGFGGAGGLASALAGAKLRKVSKDESGSGAPAPKESSQSSGGGGGGGGGGGGGGGGGGGLMGEMSALLARRRKVTDTPVAKKEDNNDNSSPSENKTEVCKPWEKSGTLPRSNSGPKGLDKSPAPASAPINRQRPGSNVSDTAARESFDMEKFKQEILEEVRKELQKVKDEIIGAFIEELQKGGAP